The window ATCTGTAAGTCGTAGTAGAGACTGGCAGTAACCAAGCGGCTCAAGGTGTAATCGCTCAAGAAAGAGAATTTGAAAGCAGTGTTACCACTTGAAGCTGCTGAGGTGAGCGAAGCAATGTCACGTGTGAGCGATGCTTGCTGACGATAGCTCATGTCAAGACGTAGGTTGAGGTCACGGTTCAGTCCACTGCTCTGACGAGACGAACTGTTGTCTTGCTGTGAGGAGTCTGATGTCTTTTTCTTCTTACCCCTTGCCACACGTCGTGTACCATTGTTGAAAAGATTGAAGTCGTTGATTCTATAACCAATACCGATAACCCAGTCTTTTGATGAGGCTTCATTCAACTGTACACTCGTCATCGAGAGTGATAACACACGTGTTTGGCGATATTCCAAGCGTGCAGTGAGGTTGTTCTGAAGGGTTACGTCAACACCTAACAGAGGTGAGAATGCCTCGTTGATACTTACCTGTGAGATGTTATACATTGAACTTGGGATCGGGTTACCCGTAGTTGCATCGGTAATGAAACCAAGTCCGTTCATGTATTCCTGCCATGTGCTATAGCTCTGATAAGAACCGATAGCAAAGATACTGCGGTAAGCATGATTGATGTTGACACTCTTGAAGAACTGTTCAAAGAATGGCAAGCGCGAAAGACCGCTGTAACGGATAGACCAGTTGGGCAATAAACTGCGCAGAGAAGGGAAGATGTTTAGTCCGTTTCCACTCATGCTGGTGTAGGCATTTAGGAAAGCTGGAACCATGACATCTGCACTATATTTATTAACAGAACCTACTGCAGGAGTGAAGTGTCCACCACCAAACGAAGCAGGGTAGGTTGCATTGTTATATTGTGCCTCAACGCGGTCGCGATAACTGTCGAGTGACTGTACGAAACGATTAAATGTTGAACTATGATAGCCGTTGTTGGCATTGCCCTGACTCTCGAAAGCAGTACCTAATGAAAGGGTTGTCATCGTGAGTGAACCGCTCTGTGTAGTAGGCGTACCCGTGTACATATACTGGATACTCCGTGTGGTAGTCTGCATATGACTGGCTGTAAGATCGACCTTGAAGTCCTTGAATGGTTCAAGTGTCATACGAATCTGCAAGTCTTCTGTGCGGTTCGTTACAGCAGGTGTAGCCACACTGTCGTTCATAAGCAACCAGTTGTTATCACGTGCCTTACTGATATAATCATCATCAATAAGACCGAAAGCGAAGTCAAGACCTGGTGATAAGGCACCTGTTCCACGCGTCTGTCCAAAGGCATCACCTACCGTTGGCATAAAGCCAGGCAGTGCCATTGCATATTGGTCACGATAAGAAATACTTGCTGAACGTACCATCATCAGTGCACGTGCCACACATTGTACGGTCTTATACCATCCCTTATTGTCGAGTGGCTCCTTAGGCGTTACGGTAAGTTTCATGCGGATAGCAGAGTCAGTACGATTAAAGACTTTCAACTGCGTATCACCTACCTTACGATACTTAATATTGATAGCCTTTCCTCTTTCGTCTTTAGCCGAGACGATAAGGCGTTTTGTATTCTTACCATGTGAAACAAGGATAGCAGAATCGGCATTGATAACGATTTCCTTTTCAAAGCTCTTCTGGTTCTTTGGCAGTGCTTTCTTCTTGTCGTCGTCTTTATCTTTCTCCTTTCTTTCTTTTTCTTTCTTTTCTCTCTCAGCCTTCTTCTGTTCTGCTGTCAGCTTAGGACGAGTTGGGCGAGTACGGTTGAAGCGTTCGTTAGTCTTCTTTAAGAAAGGAATATGATTATAGAGTCGTTCAAAGTTGAAGCTACTATTGATGTTCAAAGCACGGTTACTTGTGATGGTATTACCGAGCGAAGTACCATTATCAAGACTTGTTCCACGCACCCAAGTGTAAGATGCAGTATAATTTGCATCAGCATTTACCCAATCAAAGATAGGTAGCAGATTGAGCGGAAGCTGATAAGAAAGTGTGAAATTCTGTTGGTAATCGAGTGGAGTACCGAAGTGCTTAATACTTGTCCATACCGAGTCTTTCCATGCCTGATAACGGTCGGCATAGAGGTCTTTATTGATAGGAGTGTAAGGTTCTTCAATCTCAGCATGTGTCGCACTTTGGAAGTTCATGTGGAGATTGCGTGTCAAGTCCCAACGTAGAGCGAAGTCACGATTCCAAAGGAACTGCTCGCTGAAGGTAAGAGGCAACAGACTGTTCTCAGTTGATTCCATATCACGCTCCTGCAACTCGTAGTAGTTGCGCACCATTTCAGTGTTGAAGGTTATGTTCTGTGGTAGCCAGTTCAGTCCGAAGCGTTTGAGGATTTCAAACCATTTCGACCTACTCTTGATAAGACGCTTGAAAGGTTCCCAAGACTTATATACTGGTGTCCAGTTATAGTTTAATGCTCCACGCCAGTTGTCTTCATTCTCATAGACCGTTGTCTCACCCGATGTGTGAGAATGAGAGTGGCTATAAGAGAATGAGAAGTTGGCAGGGTCGTATGGCATAGGATGGTTCTTCGTCTGAATACCAACACGTACATTAGACAAAGAGAAGTTCGTTGTCAGTCGTTTTGTAACGGCAATAGACTCGATGGAGTCACGCTCTTGACGGTTAGCAGTACCATCAAGGGCATCCTTCAATTCCATATCCGTGTCGAGTGGATTATACTTAGGACGACTCTCGCTCTTGGTTACGCTGTAATATAATGGTGCTGATACCTTTGCTTTGTCTGGGAAGAACTTTCCTAACTCAAGACTTGTGGTGACAGAAACATCCGTCTTAGACTCCTGCTGTCGTTCGTTAACACCCTGTTCCAAACCACCGAAGCCGTCAGTGCTGTGACTGGCATTGACATCCACAGTACCGAAGTCAGACAACTGTAGGTTGAGCTGACCTCTTGCTGCCCATCCACCTTCGTTGTTAAACTCTCGTAGACGTAGCTCATTCACCCACACCTCTCCACTCTTCTGACTGCTGGAAAGGTTGCGAACACCAATAATCATCGTCTTCACTTCACCAAGAGTTGGGTTACCCATCACCGTTACTTTGTTAGCAGGATGATTGGTGTCGTATACAGAGAAAGCACGGTTATAGCTTGCTGTTCCTGAACCACGTGCCTGATTACGTTGCTTCTTCACGGAGGTGAGGAGCTTCAATGGTATGTCGAGCATGTTCTCCTCTGGCCATACAATACGTCTATCCTGACCAGTGTACATGTCATAATGACCTGGAGCTGACAGCTTCAAAGGAATCTCATACTCGTAGTAGTTGTTCTTGTAATCAGAACCCAAACGGATGAACACAGCCAACTGGTTATCCGTAAGGTTAGTTGTATTCTGTTCAAAGGCGTTTGCATGTACGAACATCTGCAGACGCTTGTACTGGCGAAGGTCGAGGGTTGTATTCTTATAGACAGCCTTTGACTCGCCAGTTCCAAGATTGTTGACAACCATAGAGAGCGCCTGTTCGTTCTCCTCAACCAATTGTGGCTGGTTAGGATCTTGTCCACGCCGAATACCAGGAGGTAATACATAGTTAACAGGAACCTTGTCGTTATTCTCTTCAAGGCTCACGGCACTCACTGACATCGTACCTGTATTGCTGGCAGAGTTGGTAAGGTTTTGTTGATACTGACGCCACTTACCACTTACAAGGTCGAAGGTACCAAAGCGGAGTACGATAGGCTTTGCAAAACCAGTGAGGAACATACGCATAAAGCGGATGCTGGTAAAGTCGCTGATATTACCCACACGCTTCTGGAACTCCTCTAAAGGAATACGGAACTGATACCATGTGACAGGTTCAGAACCACCCTTACGCAGTGAGGCTGAAGCTACACGCTTATCAACAATGAAGTTCTGACCTACGACAAGGTCTTGTGGACGGATACTAATATGATACTGATAGTATTTCTCATATTCGTTCAGCGTATAGTCCTGATTGATGTCCTCTACATCAGGCGTTGTTTTATACGAGGTATCGTAACGCTCGTTGTTGTTGTCATTGTCTGGTGAGTTACCCTGTGGGTTGTTGATGCGCTTATATCGTTCAAGGATAGAAGCCTTCTTTGCATCCCAGTCAGAGCCACGGAAATAGTGGTAGTCGTCATTGGCAGGGTCTGCCCATATCGAGTCGAAGACAGCCTGATTGGTGTTAGCACGAGCAGCTGTAAGGAAGTTCTGATAAGAAGCAAATTGTTGTTCTTCTTCATCAGTCAATCCATTAAAGCCGACATCTTGTTTCGCACGACTACCCTTTGAGGTTGTAAAGGCGTAAGTAATCGTACTTTGTGTTGGTATTTTACCCCATTGTGTGGTTGTCCATGAGTGGCTGCCATCTACAGGCATACCACTCTCATAGAACTTCTTACCATCTTTCAGTACGTCCTCAGATACCTCTCCAAGGTTGATATAGAAGTCACCACCATACTGGTTCGCATTTGGTAGTCGGTTGGAGTAGATGAATGGGTCGAGCATCCAGAACTCTATATATTCGATGTTAGCTGTCTGGAAGTCATTTGTATCCAACTTACGCATCATACCTCCCCATGTTCCAGTAGGATTCGTGAGGTGTCCGTTAACGTCAATATTCGGATTGAAGTTATAAGGTCCACGCTCAGAAGGGTAGTAGGCGAGGTTCAGAATATTTAATGTAGAGGTAGAACCACTGTAATTTCGGTCCCGAATTGGGAACAATTCGGTAACTGGAATCTCACGTACATAATGGTTAGAGAGTTGCTCGAGGTCACTCTTAATGTGTCCAGGAGTCAAAGAACTACTACGACGAGTGAAGAGTGGATCGATAGTGTACCATGCCAACAGACTTCGGTTGAAGCCACTGCGAAGGGTTGTCTTGTCTGAATATTCAGGGAAGTCTGATGGTACACTTGAGATAATCCAAGAGGTTGGCTGACTTACATCGATAGTTGTCTTCGATCCCTCAAAGTCATCGAGATAAGAAGCATTGTCCTGTGTTCCCTTGCTCTGACCAGCCAATAACTGTGCAAACTCAGCAGAGAAGGTGATGTAAGAAGGCTGGGTTACGTGCAGGAATGGAATCTTGTTGAGCATATTTGTAAGCCACTGACTCTCTTTCTTCCAGTTGATGTTCAATCCCCAAATGGTGTTGTTGAGCGGTTCAGAACCCATATTGACCTTCGTTGTCAATGGTTGTTCAGAGAGGTGCATGAAGGTACCACCAATCTGGAAGTCCTTCGAGAAGTCGTACTCCCAGTTTACACCAATCATCGTCTTACGCTCCTGTTGATAAGCACTCTGGCTTTCCAGTGATACATTGACAGCCGTACCTGCATCGATAATACTCTGATTAAGGATAGTCACCTCACCAGCACTGTAATCAACGCTATAGTCAGAACCCTCATTCAAGGTCACACCACTCGCAGTTACTATTACCGAACCCTGTGGAACATTATAGGCTCCAAGGGAGATAACGTTGGCAGCTGAACCACGATACTGTCCAACAAGGACGAACTTATCTTTCTCGGCAATCTGCTTAGCGATAGTCTTTGTAGAATCGTAAAGTTGTTCGAAAACGTACTTATTCGCAATAGCTGTAGTAACACCCTTATCCGTCAATGCCTTGCGAAGTCCGTTACCGAAAGGTTCAGCCATAGGGAAGAACACACGTCCGTTGCTGATAGTATAGCCCTCAACATAATCAAAATAACCATTGGAATGTGGATTGTTATTATTATCCAATCGGTCAGCATTGAGAAGTTTGATGAGCGTTTGGTTCTTTACTTGTGGTTCTGGGATGTATGAAATGTAAACACCTGTCGTATCACTCTGATACTTCACATCGAGGCGGAATTTATCGCGCTCAATGTTAGCAGCTAAATAATAGACGTTTTTCATCATCAAGTCCCAGTTTCCTTGCTTAGGATTATTGCTGGTGTTCTTCAATGACTTGACGAAGAGAGCCTCATTGATATTGGTATGGTCGCTGGCAAACTCACCCACCTGATAGGTTACACCACCATAGGTATATTCGTAGGCAATCGCCAAAACTTGATCAGTCTGTAGTCCGCTTTTCAGTGAGATATAACCCAAGGCATTGTTGACTGTGTATTCAGAACTATTGAGCAGTCGGGCATTTGCTAACTTTTCATAGTCGTTACCACCCACAAGACCTGCACCATCAAGAATACTCGTCACTTGGTCTATGTTACGAGCAGCAGGGTAGGTCTGTGTAATAGTGGTGTATTCTGTATTGGCATTGTTCGTTGGTACGGGTCCGTTACCAGTTCCCCACAAATCAGTACGGCTAATCTTCTTATTCTCACCGAGGTCGGTAAGTGCAACGATGTTACGGGTATTACTGGTTGTTCCAGTCTTATTCGTCACCCACACCTCTACACGATTGATGGTAACACCCGTCTTGAGGTTAGGCAATGACTTCATTGCCGCGTCGTAGTTGTCGCGGAAATACTGTGAGAGGAAGAAGTGGTGATTCTCTTCATAGTCGGCAGCATCAATCTCAAACGGTGTGAGCTGTTTGCCACCACGTGAACTAACGCTCTTGTTAGAACTCTTCTTTTGTGATAATACGGTCTGTAACTTCAGTTTACCAAACTGCATATCGGTACGAATACCGAAGAGGGCAGATGCTCCCTGTACGAGAGAGTTGTTCGAAGGGAAGGTAACATTACCACCCTCAACGAGTTTGATAATCTCGTCTTCCTTTCCTTCATATCTTAGTTTGAAGTTCTGTGTATCAAAGTCGAAGGTTGCATCAGTGTTGTAGTTAAGGTTCATGTTCACCTTATCACCCACCTTACCATTCACGTTGACATTGATTTTCTCATCAAAGTCCATTGCCGTTGTCTTACGATTACGGATAGGAAGTGATGGGTTATCAATGTTCTTGATGTTTGCACCGAACTTCAATTCAGCCGACCCCTGTGTCTTAATACGTACACCACCAGGACCGAATATCTTTTCAGCAGGACCCAATGAGAAGTGCATATCAGTAAAGTCGAACTTATCCTTACCCTTTTCCCTTAGTATCTCTTGGTTCTTAGAACGGTAGTAATCTGTAAAGCTACGCTTCTCCGTCCACTTCCGATACTCCTTTGGCGTCATCATGATTGGAGCCATCACGTAAGTCTTGCCAATCTTATAACCAATGATATAGCGATCGAGAGAGTCGTTATACTCCACAGTCTGTCGCATATTCTCTGGTCGGATAAGGTCGGTAGAGTTCTCTCTGAGGTCGTCGTAGGTAACAGGTGTTGTGCGCTGTACCTTCCAACGTGGGTGTAGCAATGAGTCGGGAATAGTTTCCTCGTCAATCTCCACTTCAATAGGCTTCGCTTTCTTAACCGTATCTGGTGGTGCTACCCTATAGACGAGTTTAGTAATCGGTGCAAAACCAAGTGCCGAGCGTCCCCAACTCAACAGTCCGATACTGCCGAGAAGTATGATAATAAGGATGGATATGTAATACTTTCTTTTCAAGAAGATAAGTGGTTTGACACCTTTTCAATCTCTTTTGGGATAGGCTTGTATAGGTATCAGTGGATAGTTCTAACCAATGGTAAGCCTTAACATACAGCAAAGTGCAGTTGTAGGCGGTAATCACTCTCCCCTCTCTTTTGGAGAGGGGTCGGGGGTGAGGTTTTACTTAATCATCTTCAACGCCAACTTAACAACCTGTTCCACTGGTAGGTCTGGTTGTTCAGCAAGAATACTGACAACAACCTTTGCAGATGGGGCAGGGGAGAAGCCCAACATCGTCAGTGCGCTGACGGCTTCGTCCTTGATAGCAGCGTTGACAGCTGGTGTATTAGGCTGACTGCTAACAAATTCGTCAGCAATACCGCTCTGCATAATCTTGTCCTTTAAGTCAACGATGATACGTTGTGCTGTACGGAGTCCGATTCCTTTCACCGTCTTCAACATCTTCTCGTCACCATTGGCAATGACATTACAAAGTTCTGCAGGTGTCAGCGATGAGAGAATCATACGAGCGGTATTAGCACCGACCCCCGAAACGGTAATCAATAATCGATAGAGCGAACGTTCCTGCTTATTGGCAAAGCCATAGAGCGTATAGTTATCGTCGCGTCCACCTGTCATAATAGCCTCGTGCACATAGAGTCTCACAGCAGTCTTACCCTGTATGGCACTATAAGTATTGAGCGAAATGTTCAGTGCATAGCCCACACCATGTGCCTCGACAACAGCCAAAGCAGGTGTCAGGTCAGCTAATTCGCCCCTGATGTATTCAATCATAATCTAATAAAATAATCCTTACTGTGGTAAGGGGTTTTGTATATACAGAATTAATAACGTAACAAATAAAAGTTTATTGCGTATAATGAATAAAAAGTAGCCTCACCCCCAAGAGGGTGTGTCAAAATGCAAATTAATAACTTGACAACTTTCAATCTATAAGTAGGATTCTTCTAAAGGCAAAGAAAAGACCATTTCTTTACTCAAAATCGAGTATAGAAATGGTCATTTTTATTGGATTGTTTCAAACTGTAAGATCATCAAAATGATATTTGCATTTTGACACACCCTCAGTAAAATGTACTATATGCTTGTTGATTGCTTGCGAGAGTGGTATTGCTCAAGTTGCTTAATATATTGTGTAATAAACTAAGAATAAGGTGATTTATGCGACTGTAAAAGAAAAGAAAGTGTGAAATACGTAAATAGTGGGAACAAACCTATTAACTCGTAAATTAGCCCATTTGTAAGCCGATTGCAAGGGTTATTTCAGTGTTAACTCCCCTCTCCTTTCGGAGAGGGGTAGGGGGTGAGGCTTCTATATAATTATGTTAAAAATACCCCCCAAAGCGATACTTTCTTTAAATAAAACGTTACTTTTGCAGGACATAACGAGAACTAAACTTTTAAAGGTATATAAATATGAAAAAGATTAGAGCAGCCGTCGTTGGCTATGGTAACATTGGTGTTTACAGTGTTCAGGCACTTGAAGCAGCAAAGGATTTTGAGATTGCAGGTATCGTTCGCCGTCAGGGTGACAAGGATAAACCATTGGAACTGACCCCATACGAGGTTGTTGATGATATAACAAAGTTGAAGGATGTTGATGTGGCTATCCTCGCTACACCAACTCGCAGCTGTCCAGAATATGCTGAGAAGATTTCTGCGTTGGGTATCAATACTGTAGACTCTTTTGATATTCACGGTTCAATCCTTGACTATCGCACCAAGCAGATGGAGAACAACAAGCGCACCAATACCGTTAGTGTTATCTCTGCTGGTTGGGATCCAGGTTCAGACTCTATCGTTCGTGTCTTGTTAGAGAGTCTCGCACCAGAAGGTCTTTCTTATACCAACTTTGGTCCAGGTCGTTCAATGGGTCACTCTGTAGTGGCTCGTAGCAAGAAGGGCGTTAAGGAAGCTTTGTCAATGACTATTCCTCTCGGTGAGGGAATCCATCGTCGTATGGTTTATGTTGAGTTGGAAGAGGGTGCCAACCTTGAGGATGTAACAAAGGAACTTAAGGCTGACGACTACTTTGCACACGACGAGCTACACGTATTTGCAGTACCAAGCGTTGCAGCTTTGAACGATGTTGGTCATGGTGTTCATATGACTCGTAAGGGTGTGAGTGGTAAGACCCACAACCAGCACTTCTCTTTCGATATGTCTATCAATAACCCTGCACTGACAGCACAGGTACTCGTTAACGTGGCACGTGCAAGTATGCGCCTTGCTCCGGGTTGCTATACAATGCCTGAGATTCCAGTCATTGATATGCTTCCAGGTAACCGCGAGGATATTATTGCAACTTTGGTTTAAGGCTATTAGTCTTATTAGCCTTATTAGTCCAATTAGGCTAATAAGCCCAATAACCATCCCCCCTAATAATGGCAACCACTTGTTGGTTGCCATTATCTTTTATGTAATATATTGACGTACAAAGGCTTTTTTTTGTAC is drawn from Prevotella melaninogenica and contains these coding sequences:
- the sprA gene encoding cell surface protein SprA; the protein is MKRKYYISILIIILLGSIGLLSWGRSALGFAPITKLVYRVAPPDTVKKAKPIEVEIDEETIPDSLLHPRWKVQRTTPVTYDDLRENSTDLIRPENMRQTVEYNDSLDRYIIGYKIGKTYVMAPIMMTPKEYRKWTEKRSFTDYYRSKNQEILREKGKDKFDFTDMHFSLGPAEKIFGPGGVRIKTQGSAELKFGANIKNIDNPSLPIRNRKTTAMDFDEKINVNVNGKVGDKVNMNLNYNTDATFDFDTQNFKLRYEGKEDEIIKLVEGGNVTFPSNNSLVQGASALFGIRTDMQFGKLKLQTVLSQKKSSNKSVSSRGGKQLTPFEIDAADYEENHHFFLSQYFRDNYDAAMKSLPNLKTGVTINRVEVWVTNKTGTTSNTRNIVALTDLGENKKISRTDLWGTGNGPVPTNNANTEYTTITQTYPAARNIDQVTSILDGAGLVGGNDYEKLANARLLNSSEYTVNNALGYISLKSGLQTDQVLAIAYEYTYGGVTYQVGEFASDHTNINEALFVKSLKNTSNNPKQGNWDLMMKNVYYLAANIERDKFRLDVKYQSDTTGVYISYIPEPQVKNQTLIKLLNADRLDNNNNPHSNGYFDYVEGYTISNGRVFFPMAEPFGNGLRKALTDKGVTTAIANKYVFEQLYDSTKTIAKQIAEKDKFVLVGQYRGSAANVISLGAYNVPQGSVIVTASGVTLNEGSDYSVDYSAGEVTILNQSIIDAGTAVNVSLESQSAYQQERKTMIGVNWEYDFSKDFQIGGTFMHLSEQPLTTKVNMGSEPLNNTIWGLNINWKKESQWLTNMLNKIPFLHVTQPSYITFSAEFAQLLAGQSKGTQDNASYLDDFEGSKTTIDVSQPTSWIISSVPSDFPEYSDKTTLRSGFNRSLLAWYTIDPLFTRRSSSLTPGHIKSDLEQLSNHYVREIPVTELFPIRDRNYSGSTSTLNILNLAYYPSERGPYNFNPNIDVNGHLTNPTGTWGGMMRKLDTNDFQTANIEYIEFWMLDPFIYSNRLPNANQYGGDFYINLGEVSEDVLKDGKKFYESGMPVDGSHSWTTTQWGKIPTQSTITYAFTTSKGSRAKQDVGFNGLTDEEEQQFASYQNFLTAARANTNQAVFDSIWADPANDDYHYFRGSDWDAKKASILERYKRINNPQGNSPDNDNNNERYDTSYKTTPDVEDINQDYTLNEYEKYYQYHISIRPQDLVVGQNFIVDKRVASASLRKGGSEPVTWYQFRIPLEEFQKRVGNISDFTSIRFMRMFLTGFAKPIVLRFGTFDLVSGKWRQYQQNLTNSASNTGTMSVSAVSLEENNDKVPVNYVLPPGIRRGQDPNQPQLVEENEQALSMVVNNLGTGESKAVYKNTTLDLRQYKRLQMFVHANAFEQNTTNLTDNQLAVFIRLGSDYKNNYYEYEIPLKLSAPGHYDMYTGQDRRIVWPEENMLDIPLKLLTSVKKQRNQARGSGTASYNRAFSVYDTNHPANKVTVMGNPTLGEVKTMIIGVRNLSSSQKSGEVWVNELRLREFNNEGGWAARGQLNLQLSDFGTVDVNASHSTDGFGGLEQGVNERQQESKTDVSVTTSLELGKFFPDKAKVSAPLYYSVTKSESRPKYNPLDTDMELKDALDGTANRQERDSIESIAVTKRLTTNFSLSNVRVGIQTKNHPMPYDPANFSFSYSHSHSHTSGETTVYENEDNWRGALNYNWTPVYKSWEPFKRLIKSRSKWFEILKRFGLNWLPQNITFNTEMVRNYYELQERDMESTENSLLPLTFSEQFLWNRDFALRWDLTRNLHMNFQSATHAEIEEPYTPINKDLYADRYQAWKDSVWTSIKHFGTPLDYQQNFTLSYQLPLNLLPIFDWVNADANYTASYTWVRGTSLDNGTSLGNTITSNRALNINSSFNFERLYNHIPFLKKTNERFNRTRPTRPKLTAEQKKAEREKKEKERKEKDKDDDKKKALPKNQKSFEKEIVINADSAILVSHGKNTKRLIVSAKDERGKAINIKYRKVGDTQLKVFNRTDSAIRMKLTVTPKEPLDNKGWYKTVQCVARALMMVRSASISYRDQYAMALPGFMPTVGDAFGQTRGTGALSPGLDFAFGLIDDDYISKARDNNWLLMNDSVATPAVTNRTEDLQIRMTLEPFKDFKVDLTASHMQTTTRSIQYMYTGTPTTQSGSLTMTTLSLGTAFESQGNANNGYHSSTFNRFVQSLDSYRDRVEAQYNNATYPASFGGGHFTPAVGSVNKYSADVMVPAFLNAYTSMSGNGLNIFPSLRSLLPNWSIRYSGLSRLPFFEQFFKSVNINHAYRSIFAIGSYQSYSTWQEYMNGLGFITDATTGNPIPSSMYNISQVSINEAFSPLLGVDVTLQNNLTARLEYRQTRVLSLSMTSVQLNEASSKDWVIGIGYRINDFNLFNNGTRRVARGKKKKTSDSSQQDNSSSRQSSGLNRDLNLRLDMSYRQQASLTRDIASLTSAASSGNTAFKFSFLSDYTLSRLVTASLYYDLQINTPLLSSGSYPTTTHDFGVSLRLSLTR
- the ruvA gene encoding Holliday junction branch migration protein RuvA, with protein sequence MIEYIRGELADLTPALAVVEAHGVGYALNISLNTYSAIQGKTAVRLYVHEAIMTGGRDDNYTLYGFANKQERSLYRLLITVSGVGANTARMILSSLTPAELCNVIANGDEKMLKTVKGIGLRTAQRIIVDLKDKIMQSGIADEFVSSQPNTPAVNAAIKDEAVSALTMLGFSPAPSAKVVVSILAEQPDLPVEQVVKLALKMIK
- a CDS encoding diaminopimelate dehydrogenase → MKKIRAAVVGYGNIGVYSVQALEAAKDFEIAGIVRRQGDKDKPLELTPYEVVDDITKLKDVDVAILATPTRSCPEYAEKISALGINTVDSFDIHGSILDYRTKQMENNKRTNTVSVISAGWDPGSDSIVRVLLESLAPEGLSYTNFGPGRSMGHSVVARSKKGVKEALSMTIPLGEGIHRRMVYVELEEGANLEDVTKELKADDYFAHDELHVFAVPSVAALNDVGHGVHMTRKGVSGKTHNQHFSFDMSINNPALTAQVLVNVARASMRLAPGCYTMPEIPVIDMLPGNREDIIATLV